In Porites lutea chromosome 1, jaPorLute2.1, whole genome shotgun sequence, a single genomic region encodes these proteins:
- the LOC140921843 gene encoding surfeit locus protein 6 homolog, with product MADELREGLEERLAGHSAYFNTLIELIPVKHYLPVDEEELASKFFKNRQQKAPKQVIKEASRKAKRLRLDPNQHKTVHEIQKETEEKEKSKNFGDEEEGSGIERTGFSVEKVESGNLDELRSRLHARIKDFQRKRKAFDGKEEHKNAGTKKSKSEVKAKNKQKIASAQKNVKPPKKQDSSPAKTILNDSGEVVFSKFDFMEVKKEPRHGTKAKNYSKLLAKAEAHKKKLETLKTEDAEKAMKMKEEHSWKHAMEKAEGVKQFDDPKLLKKAMKKREKEKARSKKQWKDRTDYQKKQTEEKQKLRKKHIQERIEAKKAKKAGKGKKKHRPGF from the coding sequence ATGGCGGACGAATTGAGGGAAGGCCTTGAGGAGCGTCTTGCGGGTCATTCAGCTTATTTCAACACTTTGATCGAATTGATACCGGTGAAACATTACTTGCCTGTTGACGAAGAAGAATTAGCAAGTAAATTTTTTAAGAATCGCCAACAGAAAGCTCCGAAACAAGTCATCAAAGAAGCTTCTAGGAAGGCAAAACGATTGAGGCTCGACCCAAATCAGCACAAAACAGTTCATGAAATTCAAAAGGAGactgaggaaaaagaaaaatcgaaaAACTTTGGTGATGAAGAGGAAGGCAGTGGTATCGAGAGGACTGGTTTTAgtgttgaaaaagtcgaaagtGGCAATCTGGATGAGTTAAGGTCTCGTCTTCATGCCAGGATTAAAGACtttcaaagaaaacgaaaagcaTTCGACGGAAAAGAAGAGCATAAGAATGCAGGGACGAAGAAATCTAAAAGCGAAGTCAAAGcgaaaaataaacagaaaattgCTTCTGCGCAAAAGAACGTAAAACCCCCCAAGAAACAGGACTCATCGCCTGCTAAGACTATATTGAACGACAGCGGTGAAGTTGTTTTTAGCAAGTTTGATTTCATGGAAGTAAAGAAGGAACCGAGACATGGGACTAAAGCGAAAAACTACTCGAAACTTCTCGCAAAAGCTGAAGCACACAAGAAAAAGCTGGAAACGCTTAAGACAGAAGATGCAGAAAAAGCTATGAAAATGAAGGAGGAGCATTCATGGAAACATGCAATGGAAAAAGCAGAAGGGGTGAAACAATTTGATGATCCTAAATTGTTGAAGAAAGCTatgaaaaagagagagaaggaAAAAGCAAGGAGTAAAAAGCAGTGGAAAGATAGGACAGACTATCAAAAGAAACAGACTGAAGAAAAGCAGAAACTAAGAAAGAAACACATCCAGGAAAGGATTGAagcaaaaaaggcaaagaaagctggcaaaggaaagaaaaagcaCAGACCTGGATTTTAG